TTTGTACATAATCTGCAGACTCATGCATAGTAAAAATCAGAACTTTAGTTGGCAGGCCAGTACGTTTAATCTCTTCAGTAATGTCAAATATAGATCGCCCCGGCATGCTTATGTCTGACACAAGTACATCAGGTTTATGCATCTGTATTAACTGATGGAGTTGTTCGCCGTCAGAAGCCACGCCTATCAGCTCAATATCCTCATGGGTTGAAAGCATAAAAGAGGTGCTTTCTGTAAGAATTGCATGATCGTCGGCTAACACAACTTTGCATTTGCGCATGACAAAAAAATTTAAGAGTAGATATTGTAGTTAATGGGGTTAGGGAGCTTTTTTCTCTTTCAACATAAGTTTATAATTTCCCAATAACAACTAAAGAGTAGGATATAATTAAGGAATAAAGGGAAAAGCGGAGCGATTAGGGTAGTTTACCTATGCAATTAAGGTAGAAAGCACTATAGATGGAAATAACTAATAGCAATCAGGAAAGCTAGACTTTCCTGACTACTACTGTTTTAGAAAAAGTGTTTTTTAAACTGGATAATTACGGTGTATTTTCTGCACACTTACCCATTGTAAGGTGGTAAATTCTTCTAGTACAAATTCTCCTCCGAAGCGACCAATACCTGATGCTTTCTCTCCACCAAAAGCTACCATATATTCATCGTTGATAGACTGGTCATTGATATGTACCATGCCGGTTTTTATGCGCTTTCCTACTTCTACGGCATGCTCTATATCTTTGCTATGTACTGCCCCACTTAGTCCATAAGGAGAATTATTAGCCATTTCTACCGCCTCATCTACATTACTAAAGCGAATAAGGGGCGCAACCGGGCCAAATATCTCATTAGCGGCAATAGGCATGTCATTGGTTACTTCAGTAAGTACTACCGGCTCCATCAGCAGTTTGTCTACCTTACCGCCTACTATTTTTTTTGCGCCTGCTTCAATACTTTTTTGCAGATCTTCCTGTATACTATCTACTTGGCTCTGATTAATGATCGGACCAATTACAGTCTTTTTATCCTCCGGATTGCCTACTGGTAAATTCCTTACTTTATCTGCAAATTTTTCTGCAAACTGGTCATAGATGCTGTCCGCAAGCAGTATGCGATTAAGCGCAATACATACCTGCCCTTGGTGCATAAATTTACCCATAGTAGCAGATTCTACCGCATAGTCAACATCAGCGTCGTCCAGTACAATCATCACATTATTACCTCCTAACTCCAGAGAAGTTTTTTTGAGCGATTTACCTGCTAACTCTCCAATATGCTTTCCAACTTTTGTAGATCCGGTAAACGAAATTAGTTCAGGAATGGGGTGTGCCACCATAGCGTCGCCTATTTCGGAACTCTTACCCATTACTACACTAATTAAACCTTGAGGCACGCCTGCTTCCTCAAATATTTTTGCAATTAAAGTGCCTCCGGTCACTATCGTATCAGAGGCTGGCTTTAGTACTATTCCGTTTCCGGTAGCCAGAGCAGGTGCAAAAGAGCGCATAGACAAATGGTAGGGGAAATTCCAGGGGCTAATGATACCCACTACGCCCAATGGCTTGCGGTAAATGCGGTTTTCTTTATTAGGTATATCTGAAGGAAAAATATAACCATGCGAACGAGATGGAAAAGTAGCTGACTCTCTGGTAATCTCAAATGCGTTTGACCATTCCAGACCTGCTTTTAGCTGAGTGCTTCCGCTTTCTCTAACCAGCCAGTCTATAATCTCTTCCTTTCGGGCTTCCATAATATCAGCAGCCTTCAGTAGGACTGAACGTTTATGCGAAGGGCTGGTTTCTGCCCATTTCTTTTGAGCTTTGGCTGCTGCCTGATAAGCGGTATCTATGTCATCAGCACTACAGTTCTGGACTTCTGCAATCTGGCTATTGTCCCAGGGGTTCATAATGGGTGTGGTGCCATCAGCACTTCCTTTTCTCCACTCAGCACCTATATAGGCCAGGTGAAGGTTTTGATAAGTATTCATAAAAAAATTAATCTTTAAATCATAAAAAAAATACACTTATCCCAACGATATGCTAGTTTAAAAGTTGGAAGAATTTGTGATTTAGGATGCTATGAAATAGCATAATTATAACTGTAATAGGAGGAAGTTAGGCCAAAAATACCGTGTAGGGGCGAGAAGTGAATACGAGTATGCTAAAAGATTAGTTGTTGATTATCATGGATTTATGTAAAAATGTAAGCGCCCGATATTTTAAGAAAGGTAAATGGTTTAGGCGAGCTTAGGGTGGTGATGTTATGAGATAAGCATGATTTGTGAGTAAAATTTTGAAAACGGTAGTAATACATTAGAAGAAAACATAATGATAAAGTGAAGGTTGACTACTAAACTGATTTTTTAAACTAAGAAATTTACCATGAGAAAGAATAATGAAACAGTCCTGATTACAGGGGCCAGCAGTGGGTTTGGTTTAGAGTTTGTCAAACTTTTTTCGCAAGATGGCTATAACCTGATTTTGGTAGCCCGACATCAGAATGAGTTAGAAAGAATTGCAGAAGCCATTCGTATTAAACATCCGGAATGCTTTATCACAGTAATAGCCAAAGACCTTTCGCAGCCTGGATCAGCCGAAGCATTATACGCAGAAATTAAAGAGAAAGACCTGGAGGTAGATGTGCTGATTAATAATGCCGGCTTCGGAACCCACGGACTTTTTGTAGCCACTGAGCTGGAGAAGGAGCAAAAGATGATGCACCTTAACATACTGACTTTGGTAGAACTAACTAAACTATGCTTAAAAGATATGGTCAGAAGAAACAAAGGTAAAATATTACAACTTGCTTCTACAGTCTCTTTTATGCCAGTGCCTAAAATGGCCGTGTATGCTGCTTCCAAGGCTTTTGTGCTATCATTTACCGAAGCCCTACAAGAGGAACTGAAAAATACCGAAGTAACTATGACTGCCTTATGCCCGGGAGCTGGCGACACTGAGTTTTTTGAAAGAGCAAATGCTGAGGATACCCATATTGTACAGGACACTGGACTATCTGACCCTGCCAAAGTAGCTAAGGATGGCTACGATGCCCTAATGAAGGGAGACAAAAGAATTGTATCTGGTACTAAAAATAAGATTCAGGCTTTTATGTCTAATTTTGTGCCCGATAGCCTGCTTGCCAAAGGTATGGCTGGTATGATGGATGAAAAATAACTCATCATAAATAGCAATTAAATATTTTGAAGCAGTTAAAGGGCGTGCTTTTTCAATGGCTGAGAGAAACTTCTTTGTTCTCTCCACGAATTGGTATAGCTTTGAGCTTTCGTTCTTTGATAGCTTCAACATCAGCCGTTATAGGTTTCACTTAAGGTGAATTAATAGGGAATCGTGTGCAAATCACGAGCTGTCGCGCAACTGTAAATAACATTAGAGTTTTTGCCCTTGTACTCCACTGCAACATGCGGGAAGGATGGCAAAAATGTTATAAGCCAGGAGACCTGCCTGTTACGAGATGACGATGCCTTCGCGATCTGAGGTTTTAGTCAGGATTGATGCATATAAACTGTTTGAAATGGAGAGCTTTGTCTATTTTTAAGTAGGCTAGAGGTAACTTATGTCTAAGCCTGCCAAAAATGCTCTGTGTTCAGACAGGATTTGGTGTGTCATTTCCTTTGCTATCTCTCTTCTATCTCGGGGCCTCCCGAAGCGTGATAAGACATTTTCTTATTGTTTCACCAAAAATAGTGAAAATGCTAACGCACAATTTGGGGCATCCGCGCATTGGTGCCCGCCGAGAACTCAAAAAAGCCTGCGAAAACTACTGGACAGGCAAAATTAGCCAGCATGAACTCCTGCAAACCGCACAGCAGCTACGCAAAGCTAACTGGAAGCTGCAAAAAGAAGCTGGTCTTGATCTTATTCCTGTTAATGATTTTTCTTTTTACGATCAGGTACTGGACATGAGTCTGATGCTTGGTGCTATTCCTCCTCGTTATCAGGTACTACAAGAGCAGGGAGTGTCTGCTACCGATCTGTATTTTGCCATGGCTCGGGGTTATCAGAAAGACGGCCTGGATCTGGTAGCTATGGAGATGACCAAGTGGTTTGATACTAATTACCATTATATTGTACCGGAGTTTTATCAGAATCAGACCTTTAAAAGATGCTCTACCAAAGTACTGGACGAATACCGCGAAGCCAAATCTATGGGTATACCCGCAAAACCAGTATTAATAGGGCCGGTTTCGTACCTATTGTTAGGTAAAGAAAAAGATAAAGATTTTGATAAACTGGAGCTGCTGTCATCCTTACTGCCCGTATACCTGGAATTGCTAAGAGGTTTAGAAAAAGAAGATGTAGAATGGGTGCAACTAGATGAGCCTTTTCTGGCATTGGACCTGGAAGATAAGGAAAAGCGTGCTTTTGAGTATGCCTATCAGGTAATTCGTCAGACATTTCCTAAACTAAAGATTTTGCTGGCTACTTACTTTGAAGGAATAGCTCATAATCTACAACTGGCCAGCAGTTTGCCGGTATGCGCACTTCACCTGGACCTGGTACGTGCTCCTGAGCAACTGGAGAAAGTTATCAATTACCTGCCGGAGCAAATGAGCCTTTCATTAGGTGTAGTAGATG
This window of the Porifericola rhodea genome carries:
- a CDS encoding aldehyde dehydrogenase family protein: MNTYQNLHLAYIGAEWRKGSADGTTPIMNPWDNSQIAEVQNCSADDIDTAYQAAAKAQKKWAETSPSHKRSVLLKAADIMEARKEEIIDWLVRESGSTQLKAGLEWSNAFEITRESATFPSRSHGYIFPSDIPNKENRIYRKPLGVVGIISPWNFPYHLSMRSFAPALATGNGIVLKPASDTIVTGGTLIAKIFEEAGVPQGLISVVMGKSSEIGDAMVAHPIPELISFTGSTKVGKHIGELAGKSLKKTSLELGGNNVMIVLDDADVDYAVESATMGKFMHQGQVCIALNRILLADSIYDQFAEKFADKVRNLPVGNPEDKKTVIGPIINQSQVDSIQEDLQKSIEAGAKKIVGGKVDKLLMEPVVLTEVTNDMPIAANEIFGPVAPLIRFSNVDEAVEMANNSPYGLSGAVHSKDIEHAVEVGKRIKTGMVHINDQSINDEYMVAFGGEKASGIGRFGGEFVLEEFTTLQWVSVQKIHRNYPV
- a CDS encoding SDR family NAD(P)-dependent oxidoreductase — translated: MRKNNETVLITGASSGFGLEFVKLFSQDGYNLILVARHQNELERIAEAIRIKHPECFITVIAKDLSQPGSAEALYAEIKEKDLEVDVLINNAGFGTHGLFVATELEKEQKMMHLNILTLVELTKLCLKDMVRRNKGKILQLASTVSFMPVPKMAVYAASKAFVLSFTEALQEELKNTEVTMTALCPGAGDTEFFERANAEDTHIVQDTGLSDPAKVAKDGYDALMKGDKRIVSGTKNKIQAFMSNFVPDSLLAKGMAGMMDEK